One Solanum pennellii chromosome 10, SPENNV200 genomic region harbors:
- the LOC107001769 gene encoding cytochrome P450 98A3-like, with protein sequence MAFPLVLSLSIFIIFLCYKLHNRLTAKLPPGPWPWPVIGNLFSITPVRFRCFAEWAQIYGPIFSFYLGSQLNVVVNNAELAKEVLKDNDQNLANRFRTKPLDSVSKNGMDLIWADYGPHYVKVRKLCNLELFTQKRLEALRPIREVEVTAMIENIFKDTTKPGNDSKTMTLREYLGLVSFNNITRLTFGKRFINSKGEVDEQGEELKSIVTDGIRISGKPNLGEFVPWLRWVFKDDNEALESQDRRLNKFTRLIMEEHTIAREKSGETKHHFVDALLTLQKEYDLSDDSIISLFWDMVQAGTDTIAITVEWTMAELVRNPRVQQKVQEELDRVIGSDRIINETDISNLSYLQHVVKESLRMHPPTPLMLPHMASNNVKVGGYNIPKGSIVHVNVWALGRDPKIWREPLQFRPERFVEEDVDMKGHDYKLLPFGAGRRICPGMNLAINLVTSMLAHLLHHFVWSLPNGVKVEDIDMMESPGTVTYMQTPLHVVPTPRLPRNLYTHVE encoded by the exons ATGGCTTTTCCTTTAGTACTCTCTCTTTcaatatttatcatctttttaTGTTACAAACTCCACAACCGGCTTACGGCCAAGCTACCTCCAGGTCCTTGGCCGTGGCCGGTTATTGGAAACCTTTTCAGCATAACGCCAGTGAGGTTTCGATGCTTTGCTGAATGGGCCCAAATTTATGGGccgattttttctttttaccttgGGTCACAACTAAACGTGGTGGTGAATAATGCGGAACTTGCTAAAGAAGTTCTTAAAGATAATGATCAAAATTTGGCTAATAGGTTTAGAACAAAACCTCTTGATAGTGTGAgtaaaaatgggatggatttGATTTGGGCTGATTATGGACCTCATTATGTGAAAGTAAGAAAACTTTGTAATCTTGaactttttactcaaaaaaGACTTGAAGCTCTTAGGCCAATTAGAGAAGTTGAAGTTACTGCCatgattgaaaatattttcaaggaCACAACTAAGCCTG GTAATGATAGTAAAACGATGACGCTAAGGGAATACTTGGGATTAGTATCATTCAACAACATAACAAGGCTAACATTTGGAAAAAGATTTATAAACTCAAAAGGTGAAGTTGATGAACAAGGTGAAGAGCTTAAATCCATTGTAACAGATGGGATAAGAATTTCTGGAAAACCTAATTTGGGAGAATTTGTACCATGGTTACGTTGGGTATTTAAAGATGACAATGAAGCTCTTGAGTCACAAGATAGACGTTTGAATAAATTTACAAGACTTATAATGGAAGAACACACAATTGCTAGAGAAAAATCTGGAGAAACCAAACATCATTTTGTTGATGCTTTACTTACCCTTCAAAAGGAATATGATCTTAGTGATGACTCTATTATTAGCCTCTTTTGG gATATGGTACAAGCAGGGACAGATACAATAGCTATAACAGTTGAATGGACTATGGCTGAACTTGTAAGGAATCCAAGAGTTCAACAAAAGGTTCAAGAGGAGCTAGATCGAGTTATTGGATCGGATCGAATCATAAATGAAACAGATATCTCTAACCTCTCCTATCTACAACATGTTGTCAAAGAATCACTAAGAATGCACCCTCCAACTCCACTAATGTTGCCTCATATGGCAAGTAACAATGTCAAAGTAGGTGGTTACAACATTCCTAAAGGTTCAATTGTACATGTTAACGTGTGGGCGTTAGGTCGCGATCCAAAAATTTGGAGAGAGCCATTGCAATTTAGGCCAGAGAGATTTGTTGAAGAGGATGTTGACATGAAGGGACATGATTATAAGTTATTACCATTTGGTGCTGGTAGACGTATATGTCCAGGAATGAACCTTGCAATTAATTTGGTGACATCTATGTTAGCACATTTGTTGCACCATTTTGTTTGGTCACTTCCTAATGGTGTTAAGGTTGAAGATattgatatgatggagagtccTGGTACAGTAACATATATGCAAACTCCATTACATGTTGTTCCTACTCCTAGGTTACCTAGAAACCTATACACACATGTTGAGTGA
- the LOC107001863 gene encoding cytochrome P450 98A3-like, whose product MAFPLVLSLSILFIFLCYKLYHRLTAKLPPGPWPWPVIGNLFSLTPIRFRCFAEWAQIYGPIFSFYLGSQLNVVVSNAELAKQVLKDNDQNLANRFRTKPLENVSKNGKDLIWADYGPHYVKVRKVCNLELFTPKRLEALRPIREDEVNAMIESIFKDCTKPGNVNKSMMLRGYLGSVAFNNITRLTFGKRFINSQGEVDEQGKEMKAIVTNGIRISGKPNLGEFVPWLRWVFKDDNEALEAQDKHLDEFTRLIMEEHTIAREKSGETKHHFVDALLTLQKEYDLSDDTIISLFWDMIAAGMDTVAITVEWAMAELVKNPRVQQKVQEELDKVIGSDRIINETDISNLSYLQHVVKESLRLHPPTPLMLPHMASNNVKVGGYNIPKGSIVHVNVWALGRDPKIWKEPLQFRPERFMEEDVDMKGHDYKLLPFGAGRRICPGMNLAINLVTSMLAHLLHHFVWSLPNGVKVEDIDMMESPGTVTYMQTPLHVVPTPRLPRNLYNTCSMNM is encoded by the exons ATGGCTTTTCCTTTAGTACTCTCCCTATCAATATTATTCATCTTTTTATGTTACAAACTCTATCACCGTCTCACGGCCAAGCTACCTCCAGGACCTTGGCCATGGCCAGTTATTGGAAATCTCTTTAGCTTAACGCCGATCAGGTTTCGATGTTTCGCTGAATGGGCTCAAATTTATGGGCCCATCTTTTCTTTTTACCTCGGATCACAATTAAACGTGGTGGTGAGTAATGCAGAACTTGCTAAACAAGTACTTAAAGATAATGATCAAAATTTAGCCAATAGGTTTAGAACAAAACCTCTTGAAAATGTGAGTAAAAATGGGAAGGATTTGATATGGGCCGATTATGGGCCTCATTATGTAAAAGTAAGAAAAGTTTGTAATCTTGAGCTTTTTACTCCAAAGAGACTTGAAGCTCTTAGGCCCATTAGAGAAGATGAAGTTAATGCCATGATTGAAAGTATATTCAAGGACTGTACTAAGCCTG GCAATGTTAATAAAAGTATGATGCTAAGGGGGTACTTGGGATCAGTAGCATTCAACAACATAACAAGGCTAACATTTGGAAAAAGATTTATAAACTCACAAGGTGAAGTTGATGAACAAGGTAAAGAGATGAAAGCCATAGTAACAAATGGAATAAGAATTTCAGGAAAACCTAATTTGGGTGAATTTGTACCATGGTTACGTTGGGTATTTAAAGATGACAATGAAGCTCTTGAGGCACAAGATAAACATTTGGATGAATTTACAAGACTTATAATGGAAGAACACACAATTGCTAGAGAAAAATCTGGAGAAACAAAACATCATTTTGTTGATGCTTTACTTACCCTTCAAAAGGAGTATGATCTTAGTGATGACACTATTATAAGCCTCTTTTGG GATATGATAGCAGCAGGAATGGATACAGTAGCTATAACAGTTGAATGGGCTATGGCTGAACTAGTAAAGAATCCAAGAGTTCAACAAAAGGTTCAAGAAGAGCTAGACAAAGTTATTGGATCGGATCGAATCATAAATGAAACAGATATCTCTAATCTCTCCTATCTACAACATGTTGTCAAAGAATCACTAAGATTGCACCCTCCAACTCCACTAATGTTGCCTCATATGGCAAGTAACAATGTCAAAGTAGGTGGTTACAATATTCCTAAAGGTTCAATTGTACATGTTAACGTGTGGGCGTTAGGTCGCGATCCAAAAATATGGAAAGAGCCATTGCAATTTAGGCCAGAGAGATTTATGGAAGAGGATGTTGACATGAAGGGACATGACTATAAGTTATTACCATTTGGTGCTGGTAGACGTATATGTCCAGGAATGAACCTTGCAATTAATTTGGTGACATCTATGTTAGCACATTTGTTGCACCATTTTGTTTGGTCACTTCCTAATGGTGTTAAGGTTGAAGATattgatatgatggagagtccTGGCACAGTAACATACATGCAAACTCCATTACATGTTGTTCCTACTCCTAGGTTACCTAGAAACTTATACAACACATGTTCAATGAACAtgtaa